From a single Pseudomonas serboccidentalis genomic region:
- a CDS encoding efflux RND transporter periplasmic adaptor subunit produces MSKNLLAGLGLIAVALSLSACDSSSKAEEQAPPATVRIETIEARPLSISSELSGRIAAPRIAEVRARVAGVVLQRTFREGSDVKKGDVLFRIDPAPFKADLDSAEAALRKAEANAFQAKLQEQRYAQLIDDKAISAQDYDNARANARQTAADVAANKAAVERAKLNLGYATVTAPISGRVGRALVTEGALVGQNETTPLALIQQLNPIHADLTQSTRELNELRRAFRSGQLQEVGQDQVKATLIQDDGSLYPLPGKLLFSDITVDPGTGQIILRSEFPNPDLDLLPGSFIRVRLEQAVIQHGISVPQRAIQRDSAGVAQVLTVDDQLRVAQQPVQLGAVQNDRWIVTGGLKPGDRIVIEGLQHARPGEKVQIDDTPLPLAQTSGQ; encoded by the coding sequence ATGTCGAAAAATCTGCTGGCCGGGCTCGGCCTGATCGCCGTCGCACTGTCGTTGAGTGCCTGTGATTCGTCCTCGAAGGCCGAAGAGCAAGCACCGCCGGCCACCGTGCGCATCGAAACCATCGAGGCCCGCCCCCTGTCGATCAGCAGCGAACTGAGCGGGCGCATCGCCGCACCACGCATTGCCGAAGTGCGTGCGCGGGTGGCCGGGGTGGTGCTGCAACGCACCTTCCGCGAAGGCAGCGACGTGAAAAAGGGCGACGTGCTGTTCCGCATCGACCCGGCACCGTTCAAGGCTGATCTGGACAGCGCCGAAGCCGCGCTGCGCAAAGCCGAGGCCAACGCGTTCCAGGCGAAGTTGCAGGAGCAGCGCTACGCGCAGTTGATCGACGACAAGGCCATCAGTGCTCAGGATTACGACAACGCCCGCGCCAATGCCCGACAAACCGCCGCTGATGTGGCGGCGAACAAGGCAGCGGTGGAGCGCGCGAAGTTGAATCTGGGTTACGCCACCGTCACCGCGCCGATTTCCGGGCGCGTCGGGCGAGCGCTGGTCACCGAAGGTGCGCTGGTCGGGCAGAACGAAACCACGCCACTGGCGTTGATTCAGCAGCTCAACCCGATCCACGCCGACCTCACTCAATCGACCCGAGAACTGAATGAACTGCGTCGCGCCTTCCGTTCCGGGCAATTGCAGGAAGTCGGTCAGGATCAGGTCAAGGCCACGCTGATTCAGGATGACGGCAGTCTGTATCCGTTGCCCGGCAAGTTGCTGTTCAGCGACATCACCGTCGATCCGGGCACCGGCCAGATCATTCTGCGCAGCGAGTTCCCCAACCCGGACCTCGACCTGCTGCCGGGCAGCTTCATCCGCGTACGCCTTGAGCAAGCCGTTATCCAGCACGGCATCAGCGTGCCGCAACGTGCCATCCAACGTGACAGCGCCGGCGTGGCCCAGGTGCTGACCGTCGACGATCAACTGCGCGTGGCACAGCAACCGGTGCAACTGGGCGCCGTACAGAACGACCGCTGGATCGTCACCGGCGGCCTCAAGCCCGGCGACCGTATTGTCATCGAAGGCCTGCAACACGCCCGCCCCGGCGAAAAAGTGCAGATCGACGACACCCCTCTTCCACTTGCCCAGACCTCTGGTCAGTAA
- a CDS encoding efflux RND transporter permease subunit, with protein MPQFFIDRPVFAWVVALFILLAGALAIPQLPVAQYPDVAPPQIEIYAVYPGASAQTVDESVVSLIEEELNGADHLLYFESQSSLGSATIKATFQPGTNPELAQVDVQNRLKVVESRLPQAVTQQGLQVEKVSAGFLLLITLTSSDGKLDDVALSDYLARNVMNEIKRIDGVGKAQLYGAERAMRIWIDPQKLIGFNLTPADVNAAIVAQNAQVSAGSIGDLPNPSTQEITATILVKGQLSTPEEFADIVLKANRDGSTVRIGDVARVEIGSQEYQFGTRLNGKPSTAVGVQLAPGANALATATLIRAKMDELSRYFPAGVEYKIPYDTSPFVKVSITKVVYTLGEAMLLVFAVMFLFLQNIRYTLIPTLVVPVALMGTFATMLALGFSINVLTMFGMVLAIGILVDDAIVVVENVERIMATEGLSPKEATRKAMKQITGAIIGITLVLVAVFIPMAFMQGSVGVIYRQFSLSMATSILFSAFLALTLTPALCATLLKPIAKGEHHEKSGFFGWFNRRFERLTDRYQGWVGYALKRSGRYLLIYGVLLIGMGLCFARLPSSFLPVEDQGYTITDIQLPPGASKNRTVQVVEQIEAHNASEPGVGDSTVILGFSFSGSGQNAALAFTTLKDWSERGSDDSATSIADRANIALSQIKDAVAFAVLPPPVDGLGTSSGFEFRLQDRGGLGHATLMQARSELLAAAEKSPVLMNVRESALAEAPQVQLEVDRKQANALGVSFADIGNVLSTAVGSSYINDFPNQGRMQRVVVQAEGDQRSQVDDLLQMHVRNNAGNMVPLSAFVQAKWTQGPAQLTRYNGYPAIAISGEPSPGHSSGEAMAEIERLVAQGPKGLGQEWTGLSLQERLSGSQAPILLGLSLLIVFLCLAALYESWSIPTSVLLVVPLGVLGAVLAVTLRGMPNDVFFKVGLITIIGLSAKNAILIIEFAKSLYDEGHDLIDATLQAARLRLRPIVMTSLAFILGVVPLAIATGASSASQQAIGTGVIGGMITATLAVIFVPLFFVVVMKLVQRFTRHH; from the coding sequence ATGCCGCAGTTCTTTATCGATCGCCCGGTGTTCGCCTGGGTCGTCGCCCTGTTCATCCTGTTGGCCGGTGCGCTGGCCATTCCGCAATTGCCGGTGGCGCAGTACCCCGACGTCGCGCCACCGCAGATCGAAATCTACGCCGTGTACCCTGGCGCCTCGGCGCAGACCGTCGATGAAAGCGTGGTCAGCCTGATCGAGGAAGAGCTCAACGGCGCCGATCACCTGCTGTACTTCGAATCGCAGAGCAGCCTCGGCAGCGCGACGATCAAGGCCACCTTCCAGCCGGGCACCAACCCGGAGCTGGCGCAGGTTGATGTACAGAACCGCCTCAAAGTGGTCGAGTCGCGGCTGCCGCAAGCGGTGACCCAGCAAGGTTTGCAGGTGGAAAAAGTCTCGGCCGGTTTCCTGTTGCTGATCACCCTGACCTCCAGCGACGGCAAACTCGATGACGTGGCGCTCAGTGACTATCTGGCACGCAACGTGATGAACGAAATCAAGCGCATCGACGGTGTCGGCAAGGCGCAGTTGTATGGCGCCGAACGGGCGATGCGGATCTGGATCGATCCGCAGAAGCTGATCGGTTTCAACCTGACCCCGGCCGATGTCAACGCCGCCATCGTCGCGCAAAACGCCCAGGTATCGGCAGGCAGCATCGGCGATTTACCCAATCCGTCTACGCAGGAAATCACCGCGACCATTCTGGTCAAGGGTCAGCTGTCGACCCCGGAAGAATTCGCCGACATCGTGCTCAAGGCCAACCGTGACGGCTCCACCGTGCGCATCGGTGACGTGGCGCGGGTCGAGATCGGCAGTCAGGAATACCAGTTCGGCACACGCCTGAACGGCAAACCGTCGACCGCCGTCGGCGTGCAACTGGCGCCGGGGGCCAATGCCCTGGCGACCGCCACGTTGATCCGGGCGAAGATGGACGAGCTGTCGCGCTACTTCCCGGCCGGTGTCGAGTACAAGATTCCGTACGACACCTCACCCTTCGTGAAGGTCTCGATCACCAAGGTTGTCTACACCCTCGGCGAAGCGATGCTGCTGGTGTTTGCGGTGATGTTCCTGTTTCTGCAGAACATCCGCTACACGCTGATCCCGACGCTGGTGGTGCCCGTGGCCCTGATGGGCACCTTCGCCACCATGCTCGCCCTGGGTTTCTCGATCAACGTGCTGACCATGTTCGGCATGGTGCTGGCCATCGGCATTCTGGTGGACGACGCCATCGTGGTGGTGGAGAACGTCGAGCGGATCATGGCCACCGAAGGCCTGTCGCCGAAAGAGGCGACACGCAAGGCGATGAAGCAGATCACCGGGGCAATTATCGGCATCACCCTGGTGCTGGTGGCGGTGTTTATCCCGATGGCGTTCATGCAGGGTTCGGTGGGCGTGATTTACCGACAGTTCTCGCTGTCGATGGCCACCTCGATCCTGTTCTCGGCGTTCCTTGCCCTGACCCTGACGCCAGCGCTGTGCGCCACGCTGCTCAAGCCGATTGCCAAGGGCGAACATCACGAGAAGAGCGGGTTCTTCGGCTGGTTCAACCGCCGCTTCGAACGACTGACCGATCGCTACCAGGGTTGGGTCGGTTACGCATTGAAGCGTAGCGGGCGTTATCTGCTGATTTACGGCGTGCTGCTGATCGGCATGGGGTTGTGCTTTGCGCGTCTGCCCTCCTCGTTCCTGCCAGTCGAGGATCAGGGTTACACCATCACCGACATTCAACTGCCGCCGGGTGCGAGCAAGAACCGTACGGTGCAGGTGGTCGAACAGATCGAAGCCCACAACGCCAGTGAACCCGGAGTCGGCGACAGCACGGTGATTCTCGGCTTCAGCTTCTCCGGCAGCGGGCAGAACGCGGCACTGGCGTTCACCACCCTCAAGGACTGGTCCGAACGCGGCAGCGATGATTCGGCCACCTCGATTGCCGACCGTGCCAACATCGCCCTGAGCCAGATCAAGGACGCCGTCGCGTTCGCCGTGCTGCCACCACCGGTTGACGGCCTCGGTACCTCAAGCGGCTTCGAATTCCGCCTGCAGGATCGCGGCGGTCTCGGTCACGCGACATTGATGCAGGCGCGCAGCGAACTGCTCGCCGCCGCGGAGAAAAGTCCGGTGCTGATGAACGTGCGTGAAAGCGCGCTGGCCGAAGCGCCGCAGGTGCAACTGGAAGTGGATCGCAAGCAGGCCAACGCGCTGGGCGTGTCGTTCGCTGACATCGGCAACGTATTGTCCACCGCCGTGGGTTCTTCCTACATCAACGACTTCCCCAATCAGGGGCGGATGCAGCGCGTGGTGGTACAAGCCGAAGGCGATCAGCGCAGTCAGGTCGATGACCTGCTGCAAATGCACGTGCGCAACAACGCCGGGAACATGGTGCCGCTGTCGGCGTTCGTTCAGGCGAAATGGACACAAGGCCCGGCGCAACTGACCCGATACAACGGTTATCCGGCGATTGCGATTTCCGGCGAACCGTCGCCGGGGCACAGCAGCGGCGAGGCGATGGCGGAGATTGAACGGCTGGTCGCCCAAGGGCCGAAAGGTCTGGGTCAGGAATGGACGGGGTTGTCGTTGCAGGAACGTCTGTCCGGCAGTCAGGCGCCGATTCTGTTGGGCCTGTCGCTGCTGATCGTGTTCCTGTGTCTGGCGGCGCTGTACGAGAGCTGGTCGATTCCGACTTCGGTGCTGCTGGTGGTGCCGCTGGGTGTGCTCGGCGCGGTGCTGGCCGTGACCTTGCGCGGCATGCCCAACGACGTGTTCTTCAAGGTCGGGCTGATCACCATCATCGGTCTGTCGGCGAAGAACGCGATCCTGATCATCGAATTCGCCAAGAGCCTGTATGACGAAGGTCACGATCTGATCGATGCGACGTTGCAGGCAGCCCGTTTGCGTCTGCGGCCGATCGTGATGACCTCGCTGGCGTTCATCCTTGGCGTGGTGCCATTGGCCATCGCCACCGGCGCCAGTTCGGCGAGCCAGCAGGCGATTGGCACCGGGGTGATCGGCGGGATGATTACCGCA
- a CDS encoding anti-sigma factor family protein translates to MNKPSDEQLTAYLDDELDPAYRSQLDNAIADDPLLSLRVQWLDRSSLPYKEAYDELAQQAPLERLQARLDAIAPPQRPGLSRRWFIGAAAASLVAGGVLADRLLIAWQTQQSHNWRALVGDYMALYVPQTLDHLPSDEASQRAQLRTVDARLGLNLSPALVKLPGAELKRAQMLEYDGVPIAQLTYLDAKHGPLALCVTRSNSGRRPLAHERRHEMNVVYWTEGEHAWMLIGHNPALALEDLAKHLVDKLGA, encoded by the coding sequence ATGAACAAACCCTCCGACGAACAACTGACGGCCTACCTCGATGACGAGCTGGACCCGGCCTACCGCAGCCAGCTCGACAACGCGATTGCCGACGACCCGTTGCTCAGCCTGCGAGTGCAATGGCTCGACCGCAGCAGCCTGCCCTACAAGGAGGCCTATGACGAACTGGCGCAACAGGCGCCACTGGAACGTTTGCAGGCGCGCCTCGATGCCATCGCCCCGCCCCAGCGGCCGGGCCTGAGCCGTCGCTGGTTTATCGGTGCGGCCGCCGCGAGTCTGGTGGCTGGCGGCGTGTTGGCCGATCGCCTGTTGATCGCCTGGCAAACGCAGCAATCGCATAACTGGCGCGCGCTGGTAGGCGACTACATGGCGCTGTATGTGCCACAGACCCTCGACCACCTGCCCAGCGACGAAGCCAGTCAGCGCGCGCAACTGCGTACGGTGGATGCGCGGTTGGGGCTGAATCTGTCGCCAGCGCTGGTGAAGTTGCCGGGTGCCGAACTCAAGCGTGCACAGATGCTTGAGTACGACGGCGTGCCGATTGCACAACTGACCTATCTGGACGCGAAACATGGGCCGCTGGCGCTGTGCGTGACCCGCTCCAACAGCGGCCGCCGGCCATTGGCTCACGAACGACGGCATGAGATGAACGTGGTGTACTGGACCGAGGGTGAACATGCGTGGATGTTGATCGGGCACAACCCGGCGCTGGCGCTGGAAGACCTGGCAAAACACTTGGTCGACAAACTGGGCGCGTGA
- a CDS encoding crotonase/enoyl-CoA hydratase family protein: MSQYTAFSVELADKIAHVQINRPEKINSMNAAFWSEIVEIFQWIDDTDEVRVVVLSGNGKHFSSGIDLMMLAGVANELGKDVGRNARLLRRKILTLQASFNAVDNCRKPVLAAIQGYCLGGAIDLIAACDMRYAAEDAQFSIKEIDIGMAADVGTLQRLPRIIGDGMLRELAYTGRTFGAEEARSIGLVNRVYADKDLLLEGVMDIARDIAGKSPIAVTGTKEMISYMRDHRIDDGLEYVATWNAAMLQSTDLRVAMAAHMSKQKPEFLD, translated from the coding sequence ATGTCTCAATACACCGCCTTCAGCGTCGAACTGGCCGACAAAATCGCTCATGTGCAGATCAATCGTCCGGAAAAGATCAACTCGATGAACGCCGCGTTCTGGAGCGAGATCGTCGAGATTTTCCAGTGGATCGATGACACCGACGAAGTGCGGGTGGTGGTGCTCAGCGGCAACGGCAAACACTTTTCCTCCGGCATCGACCTGATGATGCTCGCCGGCGTTGCCAATGAGCTGGGCAAGGACGTCGGCCGTAACGCGCGCCTGCTGCGGCGCAAGATCCTCACCCTGCAAGCCTCGTTCAACGCCGTCGACAACTGCCGCAAACCGGTGCTGGCAGCGATTCAGGGCTACTGCCTGGGCGGTGCGATCGACCTGATTGCCGCCTGCGACATGCGTTACGCCGCCGAAGACGCGCAATTCTCGATCAAGGAAATTGACATCGGCATGGCCGCCGATGTTGGCACTTTGCAACGGTTGCCACGGATCATCGGTGACGGCATGCTGCGTGAACTGGCTTACACCGGACGCACCTTTGGCGCTGAGGAAGCGCGCAGCATTGGTCTGGTCAATCGCGTTTACGCTGACAAGGACCTGCTGCTCGAAGGCGTGATGGACATTGCCCGCGACATCGCCGGCAAGTCGCCGATTGCGGTCACTGGCACCAAGGAAATGATCAGCTACATGCGCGACCATCGTATCGACGACGGCCTCGAATATGTTGCCACCTGGAACGCCGCCATGTTGCAATCCACCGACTTGCGCGTGGCCATGGCCGCCCATATGAGTAAACAGAAACCCGAATTTCTGGATTGA
- the pncA gene encoding bifunctional nicotinamidase/pyrazinamidase: MQMSPRTVLLVIDVQNDFTPGGQLAVPEGDQIVPLINRLGGLFKQVVIAQDWHPTGHASFASSHPGRKPYDVIQLPYGEQTLWPQHCVQGTTGAEFHPKLDLPHAQLIIRKGCNPDIDSYSAFLEADRRTTTGLAGYLKERGIDTVYMVGLALDFCVMFSALDARAAGFNAFVVLDACRAIDMEGSLAAAMERMQTAGVGLIQSNQLI, encoded by the coding sequence ATGCAGATGTCACCCCGCACCGTCCTGCTGGTCATTGACGTGCAGAACGACTTTACCCCCGGCGGCCAGTTGGCCGTGCCCGAAGGCGATCAGATCGTGCCGCTGATCAATCGCCTCGGTGGCCTGTTCAAACAGGTGGTCATTGCACAGGACTGGCACCCGACCGGCCACGCGTCCTTTGCCTCCAGTCATCCGGGGCGCAAGCCTTACGACGTGATTCAGTTGCCCTACGGCGAGCAGACACTCTGGCCGCAGCATTGTGTGCAAGGCACGACCGGTGCCGAGTTTCACCCGAAACTGGATCTGCCCCATGCGCAACTGATCATCCGCAAGGGCTGCAATCCTGATATCGACAGTTATTCGGCATTTCTCGAAGCGGACCGGCGGACCACCACGGGGCTGGCCGGCTATCTGAAGGAGCGCGGTATCGACACGGTGTACATGGTCGGGCTGGCGCTGGATTTCTGTGTGATGTTTTCCGCGCTGGATGCGCGGGCGGCCGGGTTCAATGCGTTTGTGGTGCTGGATGCCTGTCGCGCCATCGATATGGAAGGATCACTGGCGGCGGCCATGGAGCGGATGCAGACGGCCGGGGTTGGCCTGATTCAATCGAACCAACTGATCTGA
- a CDS encoding ATP-binding protein yields MFRILFRLYLVTIISYSAAIYLVPDLVIMVFRDRFITYNLDFSRGLQSLITRQFHAVPRDQWPALAQSMDKDFQPLQIVLARIDDAEFTAAEQERLRRGENVVRIGDWGWRTLAVTPLNDDVAVQMVVPPDPLDVNLLYWSINVLIGASMLACLLLWIRPHWRDLERLKGAAERFGKGHLSERTQIPASSNIGSLANVFDTMAGDIENLLNQQRDLLNAVSHELRTPLTRLDFGLALALSDDLPATSRERLQGLVAHIRELDELVLELLSYSRLQNPAQSPEQVEVSLDEFIDSILGSVDEELDSPDIVIDVLLHGQLERFSLDPRLTARAIQNLLRNAMRYCEKRIQIGVQVSLDGCEIWVDDDGIGIPDDERERIFEPFYRLDRSRDRATGGFGLGLAISRRALEAQGGTLTVESSPLGGARFRLWLPTTA; encoded by the coding sequence ATGTTCAGAATCCTGTTTCGCCTGTATCTGGTGACGATTATTTCCTATAGCGCGGCGATCTATCTGGTGCCGGATCTGGTGATCATGGTGTTCCGTGATCGCTTCATCACCTATAACCTCGACTTTTCCCGAGGCCTGCAATCGCTGATCACTCGCCAGTTTCACGCCGTGCCCCGAGACCAATGGCCGGCACTGGCGCAGTCGATGGACAAGGACTTTCAGCCGCTGCAGATCGTTCTGGCGCGCATCGACGACGCCGAGTTCACCGCTGCCGAGCAGGAACGGTTGCGTCGCGGCGAGAACGTGGTGCGCATTGGCGATTGGGGTTGGAGGACGTTGGCGGTCACGCCGCTGAACGATGACGTCGCCGTGCAAATGGTGGTGCCGCCGGATCCGCTGGACGTCAATCTGTTGTACTGGAGCATCAACGTGCTCATCGGCGCGAGCATGCTCGCCTGCCTGCTGCTGTGGATCCGCCCGCACTGGCGTGATCTGGAACGCCTCAAAGGTGCCGCCGAACGCTTCGGCAAGGGCCACTTGAGTGAGCGCACGCAGATCCCGGCCAGCTCCAACATCGGCAGTCTGGCGAATGTTTTCGACACCATGGCCGGCGACATCGAGAACCTGCTCAACCAGCAGCGCGACCTGCTCAATGCGGTGTCCCATGAATTGCGCACGCCGCTGACCCGTCTGGATTTCGGTCTGGCCCTCGCGCTGTCCGATGACTTGCCGGCGACCAGTCGCGAGCGCCTGCAAGGGTTGGTGGCGCACATTCGCGAACTGGATGAGCTGGTGCTGGAGTTGTTGTCCTACAGCCGCCTGCAGAATCCGGCACAATCGCCCGAGCAGGTCGAGGTCTCGCTGGACGAGTTCATCGACAGCATTCTGGGCAGTGTCGATGAAGAACTGGATTCACCGGACATCGTCATCGATGTGCTGCTGCACGGTCAGCTCGAACGGTTTTCGCTGGACCCGCGCCTGACCGCCCGGGCCATCCAGAACCTGCTGCGCAATGCCATGCGCTATTGCGAGAAGCGCATTCAGATTGGCGTGCAGGTCAGCCTCGATGGCTGCGAGATCTGGGTGGACGACGATGGCATTGGTATCCCGGATGACGAACGTGAGCGGATTTTCGAGCCGTTCTATCGCCTCGACCGCAGTCGCGACCGTGCCACCGGTGGATTTGGCCTGGGCCTGGCGATCAGCCGCCGGGCGCTGGAGGCGCAGGGCGGGACGTTGACGGTGGAGAGCTCGCCGTTGGGGGGAGCGCGGTTCCGGTTGTGGCTACCGACTACTGCCTGA
- a CDS encoding class I SAM-dependent methyltransferase, whose amino-acid sequence MKDQVHHSAAAGYKTAADTYVKGRPDYPPQVSQWLTQTLGLDSHKTVIDLGAGTGKFTGRLAATDAQVIAVEPVAQMLEKLSAAWPDVLAVSGTATDLPLPDASVDVVVCAQAFHWFATKEALTEIARVLKPGGKLGLIWNLRDAQVSWVPKLDAIVNAHEGDTPRYYTGQWREAFPHPAFGPLQLQQFHHGHTGSPEDVIFNRVRSTSFIAALPQAQRDKVDEQVRALIASEPALRGRHVLTVPYETAAYVGVKGG is encoded by the coding sequence ATGAAAGATCAGGTCCATCACTCTGCAGCCGCCGGCTACAAGACCGCCGCCGATACCTACGTCAAAGGTCGCCCCGATTATCCGCCGCAGGTCAGTCAGTGGCTGACACAAACGCTGGGCCTGGACAGTCACAAGACCGTCATCGATCTGGGCGCCGGCACCGGCAAGTTCACCGGACGGCTGGCGGCCACTGACGCGCAGGTGATCGCCGTGGAACCGGTGGCGCAGATGCTGGAAAAGCTCTCCGCGGCCTGGCCCGACGTGCTGGCCGTGAGCGGCACCGCGACCGATCTGCCATTGCCCGACGCATCGGTGGACGTGGTGGTTTGCGCGCAGGCGTTTCACTGGTTTGCCACGAAAGAAGCCTTGACCGAAATTGCCCGGGTACTCAAACCCGGCGGCAAGCTCGGCCTGATCTGGAACCTGCGCGACGCGCAGGTCAGCTGGGTGCCGAAACTCGACGCCATCGTCAACGCCCATGAAGGGGATACGCCGCGTTATTACACTGGCCAATGGCGCGAGGCGTTTCCGCATCCGGCGTTCGGACCGCTGCAATTGCAGCAATTTCACCATGGGCACACCGGCTCGCCGGAAGACGTGATTTTCAATCGGGTGCGCTCCACCAGCTTCATCGCTGCCTTGCCGCAGGCGCAGCGGGACAAGGTCGATGAGCAGGTCCGCGCATTGATTGCCTCGGAACCGGCATTGCGTGGGCGGCATGTACTGACGGTGCCGTATGAGACGGCGGCGTATGTGGGGGTGAAGGGCGGTTAG
- a CDS encoding RNA polymerase sigma factor, which produces MARLWRYGLLLSRNRHVAEDLVQATCVRALERAGQYVAGTRMDRWLLSILHSIWLNEVRARRVRQGAGQVDADGQLAFDGEYAAQTHVMAAQVIRRVDALPEAQRETVYLAYVEGLSYREVAEILQVPIGTVMSRLATARLKLAEYPPLQAVPKTTGGDHP; this is translated from the coding sequence CTGGCGCGACTGTGGCGTTACGGTCTGCTGCTGTCGCGCAATCGGCACGTGGCCGAGGATCTGGTGCAGGCGACCTGTGTGCGGGCGCTGGAACGTGCCGGGCAATACGTGGCCGGCACGCGCATGGATCGCTGGCTGCTGAGCATCCTGCATTCGATCTGGCTCAACGAAGTGCGCGCGCGCCGGGTTCGTCAGGGCGCAGGTCAGGTCGATGCCGACGGGCAACTGGCCTTCGATGGCGAATACGCCGCGCAGACGCACGTGATGGCGGCGCAGGTGATCCGCCGGGTCGACGCGCTGCCCGAAGCCCAGCGCGAAACCGTGTACCTGGCGTATGTCGAAGGTTTGTCCTACCGCGAGGTCGCCGAGATCCTGCAAGTACCGATCGGTACGGTCATGAGTCGCCTGGCCACTGCGCGCCTGAAACTGGCGGAATATCCGCCCCTCCAAGCCGTGCCAAAAACTACCGGAGGTGACCACCCATGA
- a CDS encoding tetratricopeptide repeat protein, with amino-acid sequence MTIRSVMFAAPLLLVTALSASMAFANGDESAPVQKPNCPKGQVWDSKSHKCVLQTSSAVPDADRTDYAYRLAKDGRYAEALALLDTLKQPNTAKALNYRGYATRKLGRTDEGISYYLQSVKLDPQYAQVREYLGEAYVIKGRVDLAQEQLQQIKSICGTSCEEYQDLAEAINDSSKT; translated from the coding sequence ATGACTATCCGTTCCGTTATGTTCGCCGCCCCGTTGCTGCTGGTGACCGCATTGTCCGCGTCGATGGCCTTTGCCAATGGCGATGAAAGTGCGCCCGTGCAGAAGCCCAACTGCCCAAAAGGGCAAGTCTGGGACAGCAAATCGCACAAATGCGTGCTGCAAACCAGCAGCGCCGTGCCGGATGCCGATCGCACCGACTACGCCTACCGCTTGGCCAAGGACGGTCGATACGCAGAAGCCCTGGCCCTGCTCGACACCCTGAAACAACCGAACACCGCCAAAGCCCTCAACTATCGCGGTTACGCCACGCGAAAACTGGGGCGCACCGATGAAGGCATCAGCTATTACCTGCAATCGGTGAAACTCGATCCGCAGTACGCGCAAGTGCGTGAATACCTCGGCGAAGCCTATGTGATCAAAGGCCGCGTCGATCTGGCGCAGGAGCAGTTGCAGCAGATCAAATCGATTTGCGGCACGTCCTGCGAGGAATACCAGGACCTGGCCGAAGCCATCAACGATTCATCGAAAACCTGA
- a CDS encoding response regulator transcription factor, producing the protein MPNILLVEDDTALAELISSYLERNGYSVSVIGRGDHVRERARINPPDLVILDLMLPGLDGLQVCRLLRADSATLPILMLTARDDSHDQVLGLEMGADDYVTKPCEPRVLLARVRTLLRRSSLGEPMTVNDRIVMGNLCIDLSERTVTWREQPVELSSGEYNLLVVLARHAGEVLSRDQILQRLRGIEFNGTDRSVDVAISKLRRKFDDHAGEARKIKTVWGKGYLFSRSEWEC; encoded by the coding sequence ATGCCCAACATCCTCCTGGTCGAAGACGACACCGCCCTCGCCGAACTGATTTCCAGCTACCTGGAGCGCAACGGCTATTCCGTCAGCGTGATCGGGCGCGGCGACCATGTGCGTGAACGGGCACGGATCAATCCGCCGGACCTGGTGATCCTCGACCTGATGCTGCCGGGTCTCGACGGGCTGCAGGTCTGCCGTTTGCTGCGCGCGGATTCGGCAACGTTGCCGATCCTGATGCTGACCGCCCGCGACGACAGCCACGATCAGGTGCTGGGTCTGGAAATGGGCGCCGACGACTACGTCACCAAGCCGTGCGAACCTCGCGTTCTGCTGGCCCGGGTGCGGACCTTGCTGCGCCGCAGCAGCCTCGGTGAACCAATGACCGTCAATGACCGGATCGTCATGGGCAACCTCTGCATCGACCTGTCCGAGCGCACCGTGACCTGGCGCGAGCAGCCAGTGGAGCTGTCCAGCGGCGAATACAATCTGCTGGTGGTGCTGGCCCGGCATGCCGGTGAAGTGCTGAGCCGCGATCAGATCCTTCAGCGCCTGCGCGGCATCGAGTTCAACGGCACCGACCGCTCGGTGGACGTGGCGATTTCCAAGTTGCGGCGCAAGTTCGACGACCATGCCGGCGAGGCGCGCAAGATCAAGACCGTGTGGGGCAAGGGTTACCTGTTCAGCCGTTCGGAATGGGAATGCTGA